From one Amycolatopsis sp. FDAARGOS 1241 genomic stretch:
- a CDS encoding sulfite exporter TauE/SafE family protein has translation MIIDAGELALLLLAGVGAGLVGATAGLASLVSYPALLAAGMPPVVANMTNTVAMLGTTAGAAAGARPELTGQWRRLLPLCLITTAGGACGGLVLLLTPADAFTVVVPWLIGGASLVLMAGPRLRRLAEGTEGSEGTEGSERHGIGPGTGAAAFLVGVYGGYFGAAAGVLMLALLTTVWTQSLARTNAAKNIATGTANLVAAVVFSFTGRVLWPAALAVCLGSVVGSWLGSVLVRYLPATPLRIAIALGGLALAVALAREAFAG, from the coding sequence GTGATCATCGACGCGGGCGAGCTCGCCCTCCTCCTGCTCGCCGGAGTCGGGGCCGGCCTCGTCGGCGCGACGGCCGGGCTCGCCTCGCTCGTGTCGTACCCCGCGTTGCTCGCCGCCGGAATGCCGCCGGTCGTCGCGAACATGACCAACACCGTCGCAATGCTCGGCACCACCGCGGGCGCGGCCGCGGGAGCGCGCCCGGAGCTCACCGGGCAGTGGCGCCGGCTGCTGCCGCTGTGCCTCATCACCACCGCGGGCGGCGCGTGCGGTGGGCTCGTGCTGCTGCTGACGCCGGCCGACGCGTTCACGGTCGTGGTGCCGTGGCTGATCGGTGGCGCGTCGCTGGTGCTGATGGCGGGTCCGCGGTTGCGCCGGTTGGCAGAAGGCACGGAAGGCTCGGAAGGCACGGAAGGCTCGGAGCGGCACGGGATCGGCCCGGGCACCGGCGCGGCCGCGTTCCTGGTCGGCGTCTACGGCGGCTACTTCGGCGCGGCGGCGGGGGTGCTGATGCTCGCGCTGCTCACGACCGTGTGGACACAGTCGCTGGCCCGCACGAACGCGGCGAAGAACATCGCGACGGGCACGGCGAACCTGGTCGCCGCGGTGGTCTTCTCCTTCACCGGCCGGGTGTTGTGGCCGGCGGCCCTCGCCGTGTGCCTCGGTTCGGTGGTGGGTTCCTGGCTGGGCTCGGTGCTGGTCCGGTATCTTCCCGCGACACCCCTGCGCATCGCGATCGCCCTCGGCGGGCTGGCGCTCGCGGTCGCGCTGGCCCGCGAAGCGTTCGCCGGCTGA
- a CDS encoding xanthine dehydrogenase family protein molybdopterin-binding subunit has product MSIVGTRVVRVEDEKLITSGGTYVDDLREAALTGALHAVFVRSPIAHARITGIDVEEAKQAPGVVAVFTAADLDLAPHEAGPVPEPFLATDVVRYVGEPVALVLTEERYQLADAAELVDVDYDPLDAVASIDAALSGETELFPGGNVVQVTGEGDLDDAVFAGCDVVVTQTILNPRVAPAPLEVRGASVAWGEDGRLTLWLSTQNAQIARTTVASALGLPEEQVRVITPDVGGGFGAKIGADPEASLLGWAARRVERPVRWVESRSENLTAMTHGRAQQNTVTIGGKRDGTVLAYRLEVVQDAGAYPRSLFLPTLTELMAPGVYRFPVVQTRSRAVVTNTTPIAAYRGAGRPEATAAVERAMDLFAAEIGMDPAEVRRINFIRPEEFPYTTKTGGDYDTGEYAAALDGVLEAAGYAELRAEQETRRAAGDPVALGLGIAAYVEITGGDAGGESGRVDLHADGSVTAYTGSSPHGQGLATSLAMLLSDRLGVPIEKITVKHGDTDDVPRAVGTFGSRSLQLGGSAIRQAADAVVEQARELAADLLEAAPEDLELDTDRGVWQVRGAPASVTLDWARVVSAAEGGTLSADVWFGDGKPTFPFGAHLAVVEVDTETGKVEVRRVIALDDAGPVVNPLTFRGQRHGGLGQGVAQALLEVVNYDEDGNPTTATLADYSFVTATELPDFELVEMETPTTRNLLGVKGIGEAATIGSTPAVHNAVVDALAPYGVRHLDMPTTPMRVWTALNDARKAN; this is encoded by the coding sequence ATGAGCATTGTCGGCACCCGTGTGGTGCGTGTAGAGGACGAGAAGCTGATCACCTCGGGCGGAACGTACGTCGACGACTTGCGGGAGGCGGCGCTCACCGGCGCGCTCCACGCGGTCTTCGTGCGCAGCCCGATCGCCCACGCGCGCATCACCGGCATCGACGTGGAAGAGGCGAAACAGGCGCCGGGCGTCGTCGCCGTCTTCACCGCGGCGGACCTCGACCTCGCCCCGCACGAGGCCGGGCCCGTCCCCGAACCGTTCCTCGCCACCGACGTCGTGCGCTACGTCGGCGAACCCGTCGCGCTGGTGCTCACCGAAGAGCGCTACCAACTGGCCGACGCGGCGGAGCTGGTGGACGTCGACTACGACCCGCTCGACGCGGTGGCGAGCATCGACGCCGCGCTGTCAGGCGAAACCGAGCTGTTCCCCGGTGGCAACGTCGTGCAGGTGACCGGCGAGGGGGACCTCGACGACGCCGTGTTCGCCGGCTGCGACGTGGTGGTGACGCAGACGATCCTCAACCCGCGCGTGGCGCCCGCTCCGCTCGAGGTGCGCGGCGCGTCCGTGGCCTGGGGCGAAGACGGCCGGCTCACACTGTGGCTGTCGACGCAGAACGCCCAGATCGCCCGGACCACCGTCGCGAGCGCGCTGGGGCTGCCCGAAGAACAGGTGCGCGTGATCACGCCGGACGTCGGCGGCGGCTTCGGTGCGAAGATCGGCGCGGACCCGGAAGCGAGCCTGCTCGGCTGGGCCGCGCGGCGCGTCGAACGGCCGGTGCGGTGGGTCGAGTCGCGCAGCGAGAACCTGACCGCGATGACCCACGGGCGCGCGCAGCAGAACACGGTGACCATCGGCGGCAAGCGCGATGGCACCGTGCTGGCGTACCGGCTCGAGGTCGTGCAGGACGCGGGCGCCTATCCGCGCAGCCTCTTTCTCCCGACGCTGACGGAGCTGATGGCGCCGGGCGTCTACCGGTTCCCGGTCGTGCAGACCCGGAGCCGGGCGGTCGTCACGAACACCACGCCGATCGCGGCGTACCGCGGGGCCGGCCGGCCCGAGGCGACGGCCGCGGTCGAACGCGCGATGGACCTGTTCGCCGCGGAGATCGGGATGGATCCCGCCGAGGTGCGGCGCATCAACTTCATCCGGCCCGAGGAGTTCCCGTACACCACCAAGACCGGCGGGGACTACGACACGGGTGAGTACGCGGCCGCGCTCGACGGGGTGCTCGAAGCGGCGGGCTACGCCGAGCTGCGCGCGGAGCAGGAAACCCGCCGCGCCGCGGGTGATCCGGTGGCGTTGGGTCTCGGGATCGCAGCGTACGTCGAGATCACGGGCGGCGACGCCGGCGGTGAGAGCGGCCGCGTCGACCTCCACGCCGACGGCTCGGTCACCGCGTACACGGGCAGCTCGCCCCACGGCCAGGGCCTGGCGACGTCGCTGGCGATGCTGCTGTCGGACCGGCTCGGCGTGCCGATCGAGAAGATCACCGTGAAGCACGGCGACACCGACGACGTGCCGCGGGCGGTCGGCACGTTCGGCTCGCGGTCGCTGCAGCTGGGCGGTTCGGCCATCCGGCAGGCGGCCGACGCCGTGGTGGAGCAGGCCCGCGAACTCGCGGCCGACCTGCTTGAAGCGGCGCCAGAGGACCTGGAGCTCGACACCGACCGCGGCGTCTGGCAGGTGCGCGGCGCGCCGGCGAGCGTCACGCTCGACTGGGCCCGGGTGGTGTCCGCGGCCGAGGGCGGGACGCTGTCGGCCGACGTGTGGTTCGGCGACGGCAAGCCGACGTTCCCGTTCGGCGCGCACCTCGCGGTCGTCGAGGTCGACACGGAGACGGGCAAGGTCGAGGTGCGGCGCGTGATCGCGCTCGACGACGCGGGGCCGGTGGTGAACCCGCTGACGTTCCGCGGCCAGCGCCACGGCGGCCTCGGCCAGGGCGTCGCTCAGGCGCTGCTGGAGGTCGTGAACTACGACGAAGACGGCAACCCGACCACGGCGACGCTCGCGGACTACTCGTTCGTGACCGCGACCGAGCTGCCCGATTTCGAGCTCGTGGAGATGGAGACACCCACGACCCGGAACCTGCTGGGGGTCAAGGGCATCGGCGAGGCGGCAACGATCGGGTCGACGCCGGCCGTGCACAACGCCGTGGTCGACGCGCTCGCCCCGTACGGCGTGCGGCACCTGGACATGCCGACCACCCCGATGCGGGTGTGGACGGCCCTGAACGACGCGAGGAAGGCGAACTGA
- a CDS encoding (2Fe-2S)-binding protein: MRVSIEVNGRTVASEVPDRTLLVHYLRDTAGLTGTNVGCDTTSCGACTVLFDGESVKSCTVLAAQADGHEVTTVEGLAGADGELHPVQRAFREQHGLQCGFCTPGMMMASVSLLKENPKPTRREVREALEGNLCRCTGYHNIVSAVVEASGQEVDR; the protein is encoded by the coding sequence GTGCGGGTCTCCATAGAGGTCAACGGAAGGACCGTGGCCAGTGAGGTGCCCGACCGGACGCTGCTGGTGCACTACCTGCGCGACACGGCCGGGCTGACGGGCACCAACGTCGGCTGCGACACCACGTCGTGCGGCGCGTGCACCGTGCTGTTCGACGGCGAGTCGGTGAAGTCGTGCACCGTGCTGGCCGCGCAGGCGGACGGGCACGAAGTGACCACAGTGGAGGGTCTGGCCGGCGCGGACGGCGAGCTGCACCCCGTGCAGCGTGCGTTCCGCGAGCAGCACGGCCTGCAGTGCGGGTTCTGCACCCCGGGCATGATGATGGCGTCGGTGTCGTTGCTGAAGGAGAACCCGAAGCCGACGCGGCGCGAGGTGCGGGAAGCGCTCGAGGGCAACCTGTGCCGCTGCACAGGTTACCACAACATCGTGAGCGCCGTGGTCGAGGCCTCCGGGCAGGAGGTGGACCGGTGA
- a CDS encoding xanthine dehydrogenase family protein subunit M has product MIPAEFAYRRVSTVDEALAVLAEHGDDAKVLAGGHSLLPLMKLRFAAPEVVVDIGPLDELKFVRLDGDEVVIGALSRYHDLHGDPVLAEHAPLVAHASGAVGDPQVRHRGTLGGSLVHADAAADLPAVVLASGGTLVARGPAGERRIPAAEFFLGPFTTPLEPDELLSEIRLPSQAGLGWGFEKFTRRSIDWAIVGVAVVGRSVGLINLGGTPLRAAATEKALADGASADEAAALAAQDTSPPDEPHASAEYRRHLARVLTRRALLAAGIA; this is encoded by the coding sequence GTGATCCCCGCCGAGTTCGCCTACCGCCGGGTGTCCACTGTGGACGAGGCGCTGGCCGTGCTGGCCGAGCACGGCGACGATGCCAAGGTCCTGGCCGGCGGGCATTCGCTGCTGCCGCTGATGAAGCTGCGGTTCGCGGCGCCGGAGGTCGTGGTGGACATCGGGCCGCTGGACGAGCTGAAGTTCGTGCGCCTCGACGGCGACGAGGTCGTGATCGGTGCCCTGTCGCGCTACCACGACCTGCACGGCGACCCCGTGCTCGCCGAGCACGCGCCGCTGGTGGCGCACGCGTCGGGTGCGGTCGGTGACCCCCAGGTGCGCCACCGCGGCACGCTCGGCGGTTCGCTCGTGCACGCCGACGCGGCGGCCGACCTGCCCGCCGTGGTCCTCGCGTCGGGCGGCACGCTCGTCGCCCGCGGCCCCGCAGGGGAGCGGCGGATCCCCGCGGCCGAGTTCTTCCTCGGTCCGTTCACCACGCCGCTGGAACCCGACGAGCTGCTGAGCGAGATCCGGTTGCCGAGCCAGGCCGGTCTCGGGTGGGGCTTCGAGAAGTTCACGCGCCGCTCCATCGACTGGGCGATCGTCGGCGTGGCCGTCGTCGGCCGGTCCGTGGGCCTGATCAACCTGGGTGGCACGCCGCTGCGGGCGGCCGCGACGGAGAAGGCCCTGGCGGACGGCGCCTCGGCGGACGAGGCGGCGGCGCTGGCGGCGCAGGACACCTCCCCGCCCGACGAGCCCCACGCGTCGGCCGAGTACCGGCGGCACCTGGCGCGTGTGCTGACCCGCCGCGCCCTGCTGGCGGCCGGCATCGCCTGA